The Myxocyprinus asiaticus isolate MX2 ecotype Aquarium Trade chromosome 19, UBuf_Myxa_2, whole genome shotgun sequence nucleotide sequence TCTGAAAACTCTAAGAGTGAAGTGAGCATTGGTGAGGAAATTGAGGAGGTCTCAATAGAGGGGCCTGACATCAGTGATAAGGTATTGCTGTCTTCCTGAATATTGctcattttgaataattttaaaataGTCAAAATGACCTGCAAGACCAAAGAATTTAATATTACAAAGAATTTAAATGACTAAGATCCTAGATAATATTTTACCGACATCAGTAAATGCACTTTTTTTGTGTGCGTTTTATTACAATCTTTTTAGTGTAAACCCTAATTaaaatttatatacacacacacacactttgttttgctcttatggaaagaaattggtacttttattcaccaaagtggcattcaactgatcacagtgtatagtcaggacattaataaggtgaaaaattacaattacaatttgacttaaactacttcaaagagttctcatcaaaaaatcctccatgtgcagcaatgacagctttgcagatccttggcattctagctgttagtttgtccagatactcaggtgacatttcatcccacgtttcctgtagcacttgccatagatgtggctgtcttgttgggcacttctcacgcaccttacagtctagctgatcccacaaaagctcaatggggttaagatccataacactcttttccaattatctgttgtccaatatctgtgttgctttgcccactctaaccttttctttttgtttttctgtatcaaaagtggctttttctttgcaattcttcccataaggcctgcacccctgagtcttctctttactgttgtacatgaaactggtgttgagcaggtagaattcaatgaagctgtcagctgaggacatgtgaggcatctgtttctcaaacgaGAAATCTTGTTTAGttatacatctggccttccacatctctttttgtccttgttagagccagttgtcctttgtctttgaagactgtagtgtacacctttgtatgaaatcttcagttttttttttttggcaatttcaagcattgtatagccttcattcctcaaaacaatgatcgactgacgagtttctagagaaagctgtttcttttgttttgccatttttaacctaatattgaccttaagacatgccagtctattgcatactgtggcaactcaaaaacaaacacaaagacaatgttaggcttcatttaacaaaccaaatagctttcaactgtgtttgatataatggcaagtgattttctagtaccaaatgagcaatttagcatgattactcaagaataaggtgttggagtgatggctgctggaaatggggcctatctagatttgatcaaaaatgacttttttcaaacagtgatggtgctgttatttacatcagtaatgtcctgactatactttgtgtgtgtgtgtgtgtgtgtgtgtgtgtgtatatatatatatatatatatattattagagtCCCAGCAACTTTCTTCTGTGTGAAAAGTGCCAAATGAGTGGACCCATGGATAGAACCGTGTATTGTGTAAAAAGCAAGAAGTGAGAGTGGCATGCTTGGTTAATGGCAAAGATAGGTAACTAAAGAGGCCCAATGAGGCAGCAAGATGATGCATTTTTTAAGTATTCAGACAAAAACTATTCTGACATAAATTCCTTTGTTATAACAACTCCACATTTGGTTTaaccttaataaaaatgttttgattttgtaCCATAGCAAGAAGTGTTATGCATCTCAGTCCTTGTCACATTGTTGATTTGAATGTCCATGATTTCATtggttttctctttctctctcctagCTCAATGACACCACTCAGGATGTTAGTGTCTCACAGATAAGCTTGGGTGCCGACTACATGGAAGATGTTGCATGACCTCTAACCCCTGTCATCCCCTTATTTTGTCCTTTATGTATTTATGGATTTAATTGTTTTGAAATAATAAATGCTGAAGTTCCATGTTATTGTTGACTActcttcctgttttttttttgttttttttttcataaagaaaGACGGAAGGGCAGAAAAGGAAGGATAGAAAATTATGAATAGCTGAAATCTGCAGCACAAGTGAAAAGCACTGcagaatgtcaaaaaataaatacccAAATCATTGTGCATTGAGAAATACAGAGCAATAGATTTAGAGTCACTTTTAGAGTACTTTTCAATAGAGTTAGAGTGTTTTAGGCATCATAGAGAAATTAGTCTTGTGAACTGCAATGAGGACTCTTTGAACCATGTATAAACAGCATAGCAGAAATCAATTTTCTATTGGCTGGCTCTGTTAAAGGCGTAACATTAACCTTTTCATATGAAACCAGCTACTGAGGTAGACATGTGTCAGGCAACTTTGATGGTCTCATAGACACACCTACACCATGCTTTTATACAACACTCTTTaagcagcagtgaaacacttcctTCTGGTATACAGGTTGAATATTTTCATTCTTATTGTGTAGCAGTGCCCTACCCAATCTGTCTTTCCTAATCTGAAGCTTGGTTTTCTCACACTGCATTCCAGAAGAATAGTTTGTTTCAAGACCGGTAAGTCACTTCTGTTTTTCTGCTTAAGTCACaagcaatattttatttttttgttggaaatgacatgataaaatgtgtgccttttttatttttatttgtatacataGTCATATTAAATTGCTCGGACTGGAATTGATATTGCTTGTATTAGCTTTTTGTTAAAAAGAactttttcaatttaaaaagttttactgtgCAGGATCTGTACttgaattgaaaaaaatattttggctcATTGCACTTTAGTGGAATTGGGTATATATTGCTGTCCAAAAATAAAGCAAATTacttaatataaatacattttataaaaacgcATAAAATATCAAAGACATGAAGGgcattttaaacaattcaatatTGTTTATTTCAGATATGTGTAATTATTTGGCTAGTTATAATTCTGGAAAAAAGACCAAAAGtattttatttcctcatttaaacTCTTTTGCCACAAAAGTGCATGTTTTCCCATGTACTGTTTATCTAGCACAGCTTTGTCTAAATCACTGAATTAACAAAACTGACATGCAAACATGATAAAGACGTTTACTTCATAAATTGCTTCTATCATTACTGTGCGTGTTGGATATAATTTATGGATCCTATGCTTTTCTAATTTTCATTCTGTTGCAATTTAATTTGTGATCTCAGGGTTTTTCAAACATATAATTGAAATGTTTCTTGAATCTCTGTGGCATGATACGTGACCATATCATTTTCCAAACATGTTGCTTGAAAGAAAACTAACAGCATAGTGAATGCGCTTAGTCTCAAGCTTAGGTGATTTGGATTTATAAGAAAAGCACACACTGTTAGGCCAACATCCTCTTCAGGACTTAAGGCCAAATAAATAGGTCATTTGCATTGTACATTTTGGTGACCATTTTTTGCAGATTTCCTCTTTATGGAAAGGTTAAATATCTACAAAGTACAAAGCGACAtgagcattatatatatatatatatatatatatatatatatatatatatatatatatatatatatatatatatataatttaacctAATTCAAAAATATTCTAATTATGTCACCTAATCTGTACTATagttcacacacacattctggATTAAGCATTTGTACTACATTATGTAGTAAAAAATATGACACTGAATAATATAAAGTAATTACAAAATGATGACACAAACTGATACTGATTGTGGCATTATGTCCTTTAAATTCTTAGGAAAAATGACGAGCAATTAATCTTCTtgtcaaaaaaagtaatccactacaaattaataatgacttaagttactttctaaaactttTCATAGAAACGTTAGTTTTCCACTCAAcggattcaaaataatgtctactgTTGTACACCCTTCTACTGTCACAAAAACAGattaattcataatttaaatgtattatacattaataatattatttgagaaatgtgtaacccaagtaatgcacctaaaataattactttaattgaatgtaattatattacaggaactaattactttgtcatgagattacacccaacactcaTTACTGTTATAGTTTAATTGTTTGTTACATTGCTATCATATAATTTTGATATTCTCCATGAAAGTTATTGACTAATTAAACTCTACCCACTATCTaggttaaatataatttttttttttttttaccttgtacTTAAGATTTCACTTAGATGGTATATTGATGTGAGCTCTGATGTAAAGTTGTATTATTTTACTGTTGTCCACTTTTAAATTACGTTTTTTTTCACTCTTTACAGTGTCAAAAGGAAAAATGAATCCATTTGATTATAACTACACTGAAGAAGAATTACTAGCTGCGTATGGAGAAATTGAGGAGCCGTGTTCTGTGAATCACAGAAAAAACATTGAGAACTTCCTCCAGTTATTCGTTCACCCCATCATTTGCATTGTTGGTTTTATTGGCAACACCTTGGTGATTTTGACGTACGCTCTCTACAAGCGAACCAAGTCCATGACGGATGTGTACCTGTTGAACGTGGCAATAGCTGACATCCTGTTTGTGGTGGCTCTGCCTTTGATCATCTATAGTGAACAGCATGACTGGGCAATGGGTAACTGGTCCTGCAAGCTTCTGCATGGTGTCTACAGCGTCAACTTGTATAGTGGCATGTTGCTCCTAGCTTGCATTAGTGGAGACCGCTACTTCGCCATTGTGCAGGCCCGCAGGTCGTTCCGGCTGCGTTCTAGCACCCTGCTTTACAGCCGTCTCGTCTGCGTAGCTGTCTGGTTACTGGCCTTGGTCCTGTCCCTTCCCACCTTCGTGTTTTATGAACGTTATCAGCCCGGCCCTGTTGAATCCAGCCTATATAACAGCACCCAGGACAGCAATACCCCATATGAGTGCTTTTTCCGATTTCATTCGAACGAAACAGCACGCATGATGAAAACCATGGTGCCAAGCTCTCAGGTAGCAGTGGGTTTCTGCTTACCATTGCTGATCATGGGTTTCTGCTACTCCAGTGTCATCGTCACCCTACTTCGAGCCAAGAACTTTCAAAGACACAAAGCAGTGCGTGTGGTCCTCACTGTGGTGCTTGTGTTTGTGGCCTGCCACATGCCTTACAATATAGCACTGTTATATTACACCATCAACATTTTCAGTGAGCAGGAATGCAGCCATGAGGAAGCCGTAGAGTTGACCATGATCATCACGAAAAGTCTGGCCTACGTGCACTCTTGTCTCAACCCCTTGCTGTATGCCTTCATCGGGGTGAACTTCAGAAACCATTTCCAAAAGATCTTACGGGACATCTGGTGCTTGGGGAAGAATTACATGTCAGCACGGCGGTCCTCACGTGTTACCACTGAAATGTACATTTCTTCACGGCGGTCTGTAGATGGCTCAACTAATGACAATGGCACTTCGTTTACAATGTAATAGGCCGCTGGATAAGACAAGCATCACATTTTGGCTATGTCCGAAACAGATACCCTTGCTGCCCAGTCAGTAAGGCTTCTAAAGCACCATAACATCATGTCTAATGATCTGGAACAAATGCAGGTGATCTTTAGATATTAccaaataaatatgtaatgacTAGAATTCAATAGAAATTTAATCATGCAAggtaaaaaatgatttttattatttccaCCAACTGCCAGACTGCATGCACAGAACTGGACACATTTAAGCAGCCTTCAAAAATCGGCCACATGATGTTTGGACGTGCCTTGATGCCTTTCTACCTCTGCTTATTACCTACGAAGGAGGCATTGTTTAGGTTTTGGACACAGCTTTTgttactgcatttgggttcagtGTCCAGAGAACttttttgcaaaaatgaaggACTTTAATATATTTGACTATGAGAAATGAAACCTATAGACctacagtagcgccatctttgattctagacgggaatgaaaatgaggctttgAGGGACT carries:
- the LOC127410164 gene encoding C-C chemokine receptor type 6-like, with translation MNPFDYNYTEEELLAAYGEIEEPCSVNHRKNIENFLQLFVHPIICIVGFIGNTLVILTYALYKRTKSMTDVYLLNVAIADILFVVALPLIIYSEQHDWAMGNWSCKLLHGVYSVNLYSGMLLLACISGDRYFAIVQARRSFRLRSSTLLYSRLVCVAVWLLALVLSLPTFVFYERYQPGPVESSLYNSTQDSNTPYECFFRFHSNETARMMKTMVPSSQVAVGFCLPLLIMGFCYSSVIVTLLRAKNFQRHKAVRVVLTVVLVFVACHMPYNIALLYYTINIFSEQECSHEEAVELTMIITKSLAYVHSCLNPLLYAFIGVNFRNHFQKILRDIWCLGKNYMSARRSSRVTTEMYISSRRSVDGSTNDNGTSFTM